The following DNA comes from Alphaproteobacteria bacterium HT1-32.
CCATAAGCGAGCAGCGCAACCTCGGCAAAAAAGAACGACCCTCCCCAGATGAGCGAGAGAAAGGCGATCAGCGTCCAGTCACGTATTGTCATGAAGTCCCCGGAAACAATGATGCAGTGAATGTAGCCCGCGGGGTCCGGCACAATCTATCCGGCGCTTGTGCGGCTATTGTCAGCTCCGGACAGGCCGACGGGAACAGGATCACGTCCTATTCAAACAAAGGGACGATGTAATCCCAACCCAGCCAGAAGACCACGATAACAGCCAGCACTCCGAGATAGTCTTTCCAGCGTTGCCGGCTTTTCGCAGCCCCCCATCCTTCCGCCAGCGGTTCGCCGCATTTCGGGCAGACAGTCGCATTTCCGGAAATAGACTTGTTGCAGCTTGGACAGGCTTCCATTCCCGTCAGGTCCGGTAATCCGGTGACCTGTCGTCGAGCAGCCGGAGATAGGCATCCCAGGCACTCACTTTCCTGCCCGTCCCCATTACGGAGGACGCACCGCCGCCTTCAAACTGTCGGGCCGTGCGCTCCATCACCTCATCAGACGGCTGGACAATCTCCCGGCCACTGGCCAGCACCTGCATCTGCAACTGGCAGGCCTGCTCCAGATAGTAAATCCGTTTGAATGCCTCGGCGATGGTCGTGCCGGTGGTCAGCAAGCCATGATTGCGCAGGATCATCGAATGATAGCTGCCGAAATCAGCAATCAGCCGCTCACGTTCAGCCAGATCCAGCGCAATGCCCTCATAATCATGATAGGCCAGCCGGTTGTGGAACTGCAGCCCGGCCTGGGTCAGCGGCATGAAACCGTCTTTCAGGCAGGAGACGGCCGAGCCTGCCGCTGAATGGGTATGGATCACGCAGAACACATCATGGCGCGCCGCATGAATGGCGCTGTGAATGGTATATCCGGCAGGATTGATCGGATAGGGAGACGGGGCCAGCAGATTGCCTTCAAGATCAACCTTCACCAGGTCTGAGGCCCTGATCTCGTCATAACGCAGACCATAGGGGTTGATCAGGAAGGCATCTCCCTGACCGGGAACCCGGGCCGTAATGTGATTATATATCAGGTCCGTCAGGCCGAAATGATCAATCAGCCGGTAACAGGCCGCAAGATCGACCCGGACGGCCCATTCCTCGGGGTCAAACCTCCCCTGCCCTGTGCTTGGCTCTGTACTGCTGTCAGGCATGTCCCGGCCTCTTCAGAAATGATCCGGAACCGTATCGGCGAACATCCGACACGGTTCCGGAGTGTAATCAGCTATTCAGCCGCTACCGACGGCAGACCCGCCAGCGCCATGGCGAGTTCTGCCTCGTCATAGACCTGATCCGTCAGCTTGCCGGCGAAGAAGTCCATATAGGCCTGCATGTCGAAATGCCCGTGACCACAAAGATTGAACAGGATGGTCTCGGCCTTGCCTTCCCGCTTGCAGCGAAGCGCCTCATCAATAGCACCTTTAACAGCATGGGTCGCTTCCGGTGCCGGCAGAATGCCTTCGGCGCGGGCAAACTGAACCCCGGCTTCAAAACATCCGACCTGCTTCAGGGCGGCAGATTCAATCAGACCAAGATCCGCAATGTGACTGATCAGCGGTGCCATGCCGTGATAACGCAGGCCACCTGCATGGAAGCCCGGCGGAACGAACGAGCTGCCGAGGGTATGCATCTTGACCATCGGCGTCAGCTTCGCGAGATCACCATAATCATAGGCAAACTTGCCGCGGGTCAGTGTCGGGCAGGCCGCAGGCTCAACTGCAACATAGCGGGTCTGTTTCGCTGCCTTGCCCTGCAATTTCTGGCCGAGGAACGGAAACACGATACCGGCAAAGTTACTGCCGCCACCCGTGCAGCCGACGATGACATCAGGATAATCGTCAGCCATTTCCAGCTGATCAATCGCTTCCATGCCGATAATCGTCTGATGCATCAGCACATGGTTCAGCACCGACCCCAGCGCATATTTGGTATCGTCACGCTGTGC
Coding sequences within:
- a CDS encoding class II aldolase/adducin family protein, whose translation is MPDSSTEPSTGQGRFDPEEWAVRVDLAACYRLIDHFGLTDLIYNHITARVPGQGDAFLINPYGLRYDEIRASDLVKVDLEGNLLAPSPYPINPAGYTIHSAIHAARHDVFCVIHTHSAAGSAVSCLKDGFMPLTQAGLQFHNRLAYHDYEGIALDLAERERLIADFGSYHSMILRNHGLLTTGTTIAEAFKRIYYLEQACQLQMQVLASGREIVQPSDEVMERTARQFEGGGASSVMGTGRKVSAWDAYLRLLDDRSPDYRT
- a CDS encoding TrpB-like pyridoxal phosphate-dependent enzyme; this encodes MSDTVKYFLEESRMPKTWYNLQADLPEPLAPVLHPGTGQPIGPDDLAPLFPMALIGQEVSTERDIEIPEPVREIYRQWRPSPLYRARKLEKALDTPAKIYYKYEGVSPSGSHKPNTSVPQAFYNKEAGIKRITTETGAGQWGSSLAFAGSLFGIEIDVYMVKVSFQQKPYRKALMETYGARCVASPSEETQSGRAVLAQNPDSTGSLGIAISEAVEMAAQRDDTKYALGSVLNHVLMHQTIIGMEAIDQLEMADDYPDVIVGCTGGGSNFAGIVFPFLGQKLQGKAAKQTRYVAVEPAACPTLTRGKFAYDYGDLAKLTPMVKMHTLGSSFVPPGFHAGGLRYHGMAPLISHIADLGLIESAALKQVGCFEAGVQFARAEGILPAPEATHAVKGAIDEALRCKREGKAETILFNLCGHGHFDMQAYMDFFAGKLTDQVYDEAELAMALAGLPSVAAE
- a CDS encoding zinc-ribbon domain-containing protein, which codes for MEACPSCNKSISGNATVCPKCGEPLAEGWGAAKSRQRWKDYLGVLAVIVVFWLGWDYIVPLFE